From Bdellovibrio sp. KM01:
TTATAATTTGAGCGCATTGATGAATGATTCGAGGCTATTACGACACCACCTGCTGAAAGTGACCGTGGGAGGCCTGATTTTAGCGGCTGCCGCTGCTTTCTTATTTGATCAAAAGCTTGCGGTGTTATTTGGGACGCCTTGGGCGCATCAATTCTGGAGACCCCTTGCTCGCGAGGTCACAAACATCGGTCTTTCCGAGCACTATTTTATCATCGCTATTGGCTCATGGATTATCTGTGCTTTTATAGCTCCAAGAATCGAGGGAATAAAAAAGTACTCAGCCAAGATCGATTATTTCCGCCGCTGGGGCTTGAATTTGTTGTTAGCTCTTTTAGTTTCCGGGGCAATCACTCATGTGATTAAATTCTGCGTCGGCCGACAGCGTCCTCATAAAAGCCCTGTTGGCGATCCATTTGTGTTTGATCACTTTACCACGCACTGGCACTGGCATTCATTTTCTTCAGGTCATTCGCAAGTTATGTTTACGGCGGCAGTGTTGTTCACGTTAGCGTTTCCAAAATGGAAGTGGGCGTGGCTAACTATCGCGGTTCTGGCTTGCGCAACTCGTATTATGATTCAAGACCACTTCTTAAGTGATGCGATCTTTGGAGCGTGTGTGGGTTACATGGGATCATTGCTGGCACTTAAATGGATGCGCAAAGGTAAAAACGCGATCGTTTAAGATCGCTCTGATAAAAAGTCTGTCAGATTTTGTGAAGACTTCAGTGTCTTCACAATTCTTGAATAATCCGGAATGAATTCTTCAACGACTCCCCAGAATTTTGGGGAATGATCCATGTGTTTTAGATGTGCCAACTCATGCACCACCACATAGTCCATCACTTCTTCGCTGAATACGATCAAACGCCAGTTTAGATTTAAAACTTTTCTGGAAGAACAACTCCCCCAGCGTGTTTTCTGTTCGCGGAATTTTAACTGCGACGGATAAAGCTTCATGAGGTTCGCCCAGTGATTTACTTTCTGGGTCAGCAACTTAATCGCTTCTCGCTTATAAAACGCCCTGAATTCCGCGATGGCTTTGGGATGATGTTCAAGCGAAGTATTTGCTTCCCATTGATCTTTGGGTATATGCAAAAACAATTGTTCATCACTAACCGATACAAATGACTTTTTACCCAGAGTGATCACGACCTTAAGTTCGCGCTCGACCCCTAGGAAAGGAAACTTCTCCCCGGCTTTAATGGTTTTCTTAGGATAAAGCTCGGCCATGGCGTCGAACTTGATAAAGTTCTTTTCAATCCATTCGCGCTTTGCGGCCAGGAAATCGAGCACCGTCTTTTGCGAGGTGATTTTGTTAGTCACCACTTTAATGGGGCGATTGGGATAGAGGTAAATCGATAAAGACCTGCGAAAAGGCTTACGGTGAAGCTCCACCGCCCAGTTAGCAAAATCAAAAAGTTCAATCGACCCACTCATAGGAAAGGAGAATGACTTAAGCCAAGAAAAGTGGCAATCTAATTCCCATGGATAATAACTCTTCGTTTTATAATTTGGATCCCGATAAAGTTCTGCAGGCTGCAGAGAACGCGGGCTTTTATCCGACCGGTGAATTTGCGCAGCTGAACTCTTATGAAAATCGCGTGTTTGATATCAAACTCGAGGAACCAGTCGAGCCAAACTCACAAAGCAAGAACGTTATTGCCAAGTTCTATCGTCCTAATCGCTGGAGCAAGGAAGCGATTTTGGAAGAGCACGAATTTTTGTTGTCGTTACGAAACGAAGGCATCCCTGCGGTGGCTCCCCTTTTCCAAGGACATGATTCCACGGTTTCTGAAGTGGATGGAATGTATGTTGCATTTTTTCCGAAAGTTTTAGGGCGCATGCCTCAGGAGTTTTTGGGAGATGATTATCGCAAAGTCGGAAGACTGATGGCGCAGGTTCATAATGTGGGTGCACGCAAGAAAGCTCCACATCGCCCTGTGCTGGATACAAGTTATTACGGCGGCTGGGAAACTTTAGACAATTTGCAGGACTGGGTTACTCCAGAACTGCGCGGTCGCTACAATGCAGCTGCCGAAGACATTTTGTATGCGATCGATGATAGTTTTGATCCGTCTGAATTTATTCGCATCCACGGCGACTGCCACAAAGGAAATTTGCTGAATAACGGAACACAGTTTTTCCTGGTCGACTTTGATGATTTCGTGAACGGCCCGGTGGTTCAGGATTTCTGGATGTTGTTATCCGGGGATCAGGAAACATTCGGTGAAGAAAAAGATTTAATCATTTCTGGTTATGAAGAACTGCGCGAGTTTCCGGATCATCAATGGTCGTGGATTCCCATGCTGCGTGGACTTCGCATTATTTCTTATGCTGGATGGATCGCGAAACGCTGGGTGGATCCAAGTTTCCCAAGAATTTTTCCAGAGTTTAACACATACAGATATTGGGCTGAAGAAGTGGAAGCACTCGAAAAAATCGCGTGGTCGATTAATCCATCTTAAGTGTGAGTTCCAACATGGAACTAGTCTCCCTCTGAAAATCAAAATTATTTCATAAATATTAGTTTACTTTGCATCGGCCTCTTGAGATATTGGATTCACTCTATTGAAAGGAGGCCATCATGCAACTGATGATTAATTCAAAAAATATTCATTCCCATTCTGGGATTACGACCGAGATGGCTTCCGATTGTTTCGTTTTTTAAGGTAACTATCTCGATTCTCATTCTCACTAAATTTTAAAAATCTTGCGCGCGCTGACTTAGTCACGTTCTGCAAACTTATATTTTTTCACAACAAACTCTCGTCAGAGCTTTGGTCCGCGGCCTTTGGATCTGCGCTTTGGCGAGCATTATCCACCCAGGAGGAATTATGAACGCGTTATTGCGTAAACAAGCGGTATGGAAATACCGAAACCAACGAGTCTTATTAAGGCTCGTGGATTCTTCTGCGGATGTGTATGTTGAAAGCGTAGTAAAGGCCGGTCATGTAATGAGCTTCCTCCTGTATTTGGTGTATCGAACACCTGGATTTATGCTCGCCATTTTCGAATGGATCTTACAAGGACCGGAACTAAAGTATCGCTTTCAACCTGATGCTCCAGCAGAAGCTGTTCAACCGAATCTTCAAGCAATTGAAGCGCGGTTAAAATATCAAATATATATTCGATAATTTTGAAGGAGGGTTTTTACCCTCCTTTTTTATTGACGGACTGTCCTTGGGTCGGGAAAGCTTTTAAAGAAAGCAAATTTGACCAAGGATGGATTTATGAAATTACTAATTTCTGTATTGTTACTAAGTTTGATGGTTACGGCTTGTAAGCCCGTTGAAGATCTTGATGCCGATAAAACTCCAGACAAAATCATCAATGAAACTGATTACAGCAAATGCGGTGACAGCACGGGCGCTAAAAATATTATTGGCAACTGGTACTACCAACAGGGAATCGGTAACACTAAGTTCGTAAAGTCTTATTCCATCTCTCGCGAATATATCCGTATCACCAACACATGCACTTTCGATGGCGTTCCAGTGAATGCATCTGCAACTTCCAGAATTGTGTTGAGCATGAACTCGATCAGCTTTCTGGATAGCGCCCTGAACGAAAATGTTTTGCAACGTGAGGGTTACAAACTGACTTGCCAAGCTCGCGTTGAGCCGGTGGATTTCCATTTTAGCTTTAAAGGAAACTGCCTGGTTATGACGTCCGTTGACGGCAAAAGCTCTCTGGCCTTGCTTCCTGCAGCAAATTAGTTTTCATCATAGAGCCCCTGAAGAGATTCCGGGGCTTTTTTGCGTCCAAATCCCCACCTGCCGCGAAGCATAACGCACTCTATCCTTTGTCATGAGGTCCGCCCCTGATCTATATTCCTAGGGCTTATTAACCTTCCACAAGGACAACTCATGAAAAAAATCAAAGTTGCAAATCCCGTTGTTGAGCTCGACGGCGACGAAATGACTCGTATCATCTGGAAATTCATCAAAGAAAAATTGATCCTTCCTTACCTGGACATCGACATTAAGTATTTCGATTTGGGCATGGAACATCGTGATGCTACTAACGACCAAGTAACTGTTGATTCTGCTGAAGCGATCAAAAAGTACAACGTTGGTATCAAGTGCGCGACGATCACTCCAGACGAAGCACGCGTTAAAGAATTCAACTTGAAACAAATGTGGAAATCACCAAACGGCACTATCCGCAACATCTTGGACGGTACTGTTTTCCGTGAACCAATCATCTGCAAAAACGTTCCTCGTTTGGTTCCTAACTGGACAGCACCAATCTGTATCGGCCGTCACGCATTCGGTGACCAATACCGCGCAACAGATTTCGTGACTAAAGGTAAAGGTAAATTGACTGTTACTTTCCAACCTGAAAACGGTGGCGAAACTATCACTCACGAAGTTTACAACTTCAAAGGCGATGGCGTTGCATTGACTATGTACAACACTGATGAGTCTATCAAAGGTTTTGCACACTCTTGCTTCAACATGGCTCTTCAGAAGAAATGGCCTTTGTACCTTTCAACGAAAAACACAATCTTGAAAAAGTACGATGGTCGTTTCAAAGACATCTTCGAAGAAATCTACCAAAAAGAATTCAAAGCTAAATTTGAAGCTGCTGGCATCACTTACGAACACCGTTTGATCGATGACATGGTTGCCTCTGCTTTGAAATGGAATGGTAACTTCGTATGGGCTTGTAAGAACTATGATGGCGACGTTCAATCAGATACAGTTGCACAAGGTTTCGGTTCTTTGGGCTTGATGACTTCAGTTCTTGTAACTCCAGATGGTAAAACAATGGAAGCAGAAGCTGCGCACGGAACAGTGACTCGTCACTACCGTCAACATCAACAAGGTAAACCAACGTCTACAAATCCAATCGCTTCTATCTTTGCTTGGACTCGTGGTCTTGAGCACCGTGGTAACTTGGATTCTAATCCTGAACTAGTTAAGTTCGCTCAAACTTTGGAAAAAGTTTGCGTAGAAACTGTTGAAGCTGGCTTCATGACTAAAGACCTTGCGGTTTGTATCTATGGCGATAAAGTTCCTGCTGATAAATACATGAACACTGAGCCGTTCTTGAACAAACTTGATGAGAACTTGAAAAAAGCTCTTTCAATGTAGTTCGAATTTTATAATTTAAAATTCAAAAAGCCCTGGGGAAACCCGGGGCTTTTTTTTGGTAACAGTTCCCTTTTCGGAATGCGGTGCATACAGAAACAGGACCTGGCACCTTATCGCAAAATAGGACACAGTATATTTTTCGAACTCAAGGTAAAATGTATGAATTTACTCAAAGCCTTAATACTAATAAGCATTCTAACATTTGGTCATATTGGTTTTGCCGAAATGCGGTTTGTTTACCATGCCCCTGAATCTGACCATGATTTTCGCTATAAGTATCATTGGGAAGTTTTGAAAACCGCCTTAGATCTGACAACGAAAAAATTCGGACCGTATTCTTTAACTCCTTCAGAAATACTAACCGAAGATCAGCAACTAGCTGAGATGAAAAAAGGCAGCGCTAAGTTAAACGTCATGATTCGAGAGACCAACAAGGTCTTTGAAACTGAATTGAATGCGGTGAAAATTCCGATCGATCGCAATCTGATTGGCTACCGCGTGCTGTTAATTGACAGAAAAAATCAAGCGCAACTGTCCAAGGTGGATTCGTTAGCGAAACTCCTTACCTTCAAAGTGGGTCAAGGCGCTGGCTGGGGTGATATTTCAATCTTAAAGAACTCGGGCTTCAACGTTATCACCGAAGAGAAGTACGACGACTTATTTAAATCTTTGAGCACTGGAAAATTTCAAATATTTCCCCGTGGAGTGGTTGAGGTTCTTGAAGAATATCGCCAATTCAAAAAGAAGTATCCCAACTTGGTCATAGATGATCATGTTTTGCTTTACTATCCGCTGCCGACTTATTTCTGGTTTCAAGACTCATCCGATGGACGATTGATGGCCCGTCGAGTGGAAGAAGGTTTAAGATTCATGATTAAGAGCGGCTCTTATCGCAATATATTTGATAAGCACTATGCAAAAGTCATCCGCGAATTAGACTTAAATAAAAGAGTCCTTATAAAAATCCCAAATCCTTATTTGCCCTCTTCCGTTCCATTTGATCGCAAGGAGCTTTGGTTCAGCCCTGAGGATTTATAAACTTGCTTTATTGATTTGAATCTTCGGTGGTACGGCCAAGGACAAAGATGTCTTTCAGTTCTTTTAAACCATCTTGCAGAGTATATTTACAACTAAAGCCCGTGGCTTCGATTTTGGCGTTAGAAATCACATAGTCCCTCTTGTCGGGATCTTTCATGTCATGATTATCGGTGATTTTTAAATCTGGAATGACTTTTTGAATCTCTCGGCAGAGTTCAAGCTTCGTCATGTTCGCCGCTGTTAGGCCGACATTGTAGATCTCATTCTGAATTGAGCCCCAATTATCGAGAGCATGAAGATACACACGGGCGGCGTCGGCCACGTGCAGGAAGTTTCTGCGAAAGTGTCCTTCGAACAAATGAATCTCTTTATCGGTTTGGGCCTTCCACATGAAATCATTCACCAGAAGGTCATAGCGCATGCGATAGCTTGCTCCAAACAACGTCGCGAACCGGAAGGAGACGGAATTGCCATGATCAAGGATGGCTTTTTCTGTTTCCACTTTTAGTCTCGCGTAGTGGGACAAGGGCCTTAAGGGGCTTTTCTCGTCACAATGAGCCTCGCCGCCCACTCCGTAACCACTGTTGGTCATGGGGAATAGAACAGCTTGGTTTTTCGAAAGGAGTTTCAATGCATCAACAATGGCTTGATGATTGATCGCCGTTGCTAGGTCTGTGAATTTCTCGCAAACCGGTGCTCCCGTTAAGCACGCCAGCGGTATAAAGGCATCGGCTTGCTTTAACCATTCTTGATAGGCTGAATGATTTCTAACGTCTGTTTTTTTTAAATGAAACTTGCTGTTTCTAAGGTGCCCTTGAAAAACTTTTTGGTTATAGCGGAAATCGTCCAGCGCGAAGACCTCGTGGCCTGCAGCCAGGAGCAGATCAACAAGTTGCGTTCCTTTATAGCCAGCAGCCCCTGTAACTAGAATCTTCATGCCATAACTTCTTCAAAAAATTCAGCGATGTTAAGACCGAGATCGCTTCTTAAAATTTCACGGCCGCCGTACTTATAGGTGTAGCCACCTTCCATATTTAAGGCCATGCGTTTTACTGCGCATTTCAAGTTCCAATCAACGACTGTTTCAGCAATCAAAGTTCCCAAACCGCCGTTTTTAAAATGCTCTTCAAGGCAGATAACGTGAGAAAACGGTTGCAGCTCTTTGCGAAGGCTTTCGTGAACTTTATCAAGTCTTGCGACCTCGATGATATTCAGTTCCTTATTCGCCTTCATGATTTCGGGAACTTTTGCGACCAGATTGCCAGTAACCAACAAGGCTTTTAAAGATCTTGTTTTT
This genomic window contains:
- a CDS encoding NAD(P)-dependent oxidoreductase, whose amino-acid sequence is MKILVTGAAGYKGTQLVDLLLAAGHEVFALDDFRYNQKVFQGHLRNSKFHLKKTDVRNHSAYQEWLKQADAFIPLACLTGAPVCEKFTDLATAINHQAIVDALKLLSKNQAVLFPMTNSGYGVGGEAHCDEKSPLRPLSHYARLKVETEKAILDHGNSVSFRFATLFGASYRMRYDLLVNDFMWKAQTDKEIHLFEGHFRRNFLHVADAARVYLHALDNWGSIQNEIYNVGLTAANMTKLELCREIQKVIPDLKITDNHDMKDPDKRDYVISNAKIEATGFSCKYTLQDGLKELKDIFVLGRTTEDSNQ
- a CDS encoding M48 family metallopeptidase yields the protein MSGSIELFDFANWAVELHRKPFRRSLSIYLYPNRPIKVVTNKITSQKTVLDFLAAKREWIEKNFIKFDAMAELYPKKTIKAGEKFPFLGVERELKVVITLGKKSFVSVSDEQLFLHIPKDQWEANTSLEHHPKAIAEFRAFYKREAIKLLTQKVNHWANLMKLYPSQLKFREQKTRWGSCSSRKVLNLNWRLIVFSEEVMDYVVVHELAHLKHMDHSPKFWGVVEEFIPDYSRIVKTLKSSQNLTDFLSERS
- a CDS encoding serine/threonine protein kinase, whose translation is MDNNSSFYNLDPDKVLQAAENAGFYPTGEFAQLNSYENRVFDIKLEEPVEPNSQSKNVIAKFYRPNRWSKEAILEEHEFLLSLRNEGIPAVAPLFQGHDSTVSEVDGMYVAFFPKVLGRMPQEFLGDDYRKVGRLMAQVHNVGARKKAPHRPVLDTSYYGGWETLDNLQDWVTPELRGRYNAAAEDILYAIDDSFDPSEFIRIHGDCHKGNLLNNGTQFFLVDFDDFVNGPVVQDFWMLLSGDQETFGEEKDLIISGYEELREFPDHQWSWIPMLRGLRIISYAGWIAKRWVDPSFPRIFPEFNTYRYWAEEVEALEKIAWSINPS
- a CDS encoding phosphatase PAP2 family protein, translating into MPVYNLSALMNDSRLLRHHLLKVTVGGLILAAAAAFLFDQKLAVLFGTPWAHQFWRPLAREVTNIGLSEHYFIIAIGSWIICAFIAPRIEGIKKYSAKIDYFRRWGLNLLLALLVSGAITHVIKFCVGRQRPHKSPVGDPFVFDHFTTHWHWHSFSSGHSQVMFTAAVLFTLAFPKWKWAWLTIAVLACATRIMIQDHFLSDAIFGACVGYMGSLLALKWMRKGKNAIV
- a CDS encoding isocitrate dehydrogenase (NADP(+)), whose protein sequence is MKKIKVANPVVELDGDEMTRIIWKFIKEKLILPYLDIDIKYFDLGMEHRDATNDQVTVDSAEAIKKYNVGIKCATITPDEARVKEFNLKQMWKSPNGTIRNILDGTVFREPIICKNVPRLVPNWTAPICIGRHAFGDQYRATDFVTKGKGKLTVTFQPENGGETITHEVYNFKGDGVALTMYNTDESIKGFAHSCFNMALQKKWPLYLSTKNTILKKYDGRFKDIFEEIYQKEFKAKFEAAGITYEHRLIDDMVASALKWNGNFVWACKNYDGDVQSDTVAQGFGSLGLMTSVLVTPDGKTMEAEAAHGTVTRHYRQHQQGKPTSTNPIASIFAWTRGLEHRGNLDSNPELVKFAQTLEKVCVETVEAGFMTKDLAVCIYGDKVPADKYMNTEPFLNKLDENLKKALSM